In Mycteria americana isolate JAX WOST 10 ecotype Jacksonville Zoo and Gardens chromosome 4, USCA_MyAme_1.0, whole genome shotgun sequence, the genomic stretch AGACCAATTAgattctacagaagaaaaaaaaaatagtaatagcaTGCACAGGCAATCCTGCATTACACAACAGTACTGAGAGATACCGtgaaccacaaaaaaaaaaaaaaaaacccacaaaaaagcttaaaaatgtaaatcGCACCCTTTCCTCACAAAGAGACCAGCTAACAGAAGGTCTGTTGTGTTACCTGCAGCCACATGAAGCAAGGTCTCCTTACTTCTAGTATCCTGTCTCCAACTAGAAGCAACTTTCGTGAAGGCCATCACTTCTTGTGCACCAACAGGTAATAAATCAGTGGTCCTCATTGGCAGCTTGAAACTAAGCAGCAAAAGAGTTTGATCCTCTTTCCCAAACTGCGCATGCATTTCATCTCACATTAACTGACCCAAGTCACCCTCACATGTGCTAAGGTGAGAGCTTCCATAGCTTAGAGATCCCTGTTAGCCTTCAGGCATGGAGCCAAGCTatcaggagaaaaaagggaaaagtttgTGGTACACTCTGGTAGAGCCTTTTCAATACCACATAAAAAGCTACTCCTTTTATTGACCATTAAGAGATAGGATTTGTAACAGACACATGGAACAGATCTGTGAGTGCTTCTCAGAACTAAGCCACCAATGCAAGGTGCAATTTAATTCCTGGCCATGTTGTAATTGCATAGACAAAACAAGCTGTCATTGCATACATGATAGCTTGCACACCACTGGGGGCAAAGAACCTCATGTTTTTTATCGGAATTATGCATACTGAGAAGGAAAGTCAGTCTCTGTGCTTGTCAGGACATGTTGCCAAAGGCTGAAGTATTATTTCCTGGTAAGCAGTTTCAAACGACCTCTGGTTCTTCAATCAGAATTAGTCTGCAACAACTAATCCATCCTAGATATTAAGAAATCCATAAATTAAGTAAATATATGTGTAGTATCCAAGGTGAGTTTCATCTGCAGTAAtgtttaagaaaatataatttccattttttaaaaaagtgatagGTGGTCATTTCAACTCAAAATACCTACAGAAGTTTAAGAGATACTAGAAACAGACCTGAAATCTGTTCCACAAACCATAGCTTAAAGGCCACCTTTGGCCTTCAAACATTCCTTAGTAGCTCTCAGTGATGAACTCATTCAGCCATGCATAACCTAAGGAAATGGGCGGAATGTATATATCGTTATATATTTTTCCAATTGCTTTGCTATCTACCATTACTAGAAAACAGATTTGTCCACAAGTCCTCAGGAGAAATGGTGAAAGAGAAGTTTGTGTGACTGCTATAGAACTACAGACCAACAGCTAATACAGTTGCTGGTTGCAGATGCTCATGCTGTGAATAACACAAGCAAATGCAGCTAGGGCTTTTTCCAGTGGAACATAAAAATAGGCTTCTTCTCCGCTAGCACCAAATTAAGTCTCAGACACTGGCCAAAACCAGAATAGGCTCCCCAAAGTTTTTTGCCtttatatttttgtctgtaaGGCACGCCCCCAGGGTTGGACATTGTCCAAGAGAGCTCTTGAAATCAGCAACCTCCCAACCAAAACTGCCTCCTTTCCGGGGTTCATGGGGACATGTGACAAGGAATAAATTGAAGAATgactgctcttctctttctgtattaAGCTCTGTTTGTAAGTGAGGAGGGAATACGGTGCTGGCAAATGCTGTTGGAGAGCCTACAGCCAGTAACCCTGACCACTCTTCTCACCCCTGGTGCAGAGCACTAAGGCTTCCAAGGTTTCCTCTCCCTTTGATGGATTCTTGTGCAGCGGTCTGGCAAAGCAACAGCAAGCACCCAATCCATCCAGGgcatttaatattaataaagtattGTTTTATCAACAGTCTCCATCAACTGGACATTtagtcagtttaaaaaaacaaaacaaacacacaaaaaaacccaaaacaaaaaccaaacactcaaatcaaaaaaataaagcattacttCAGGCACtgtgttttgcttgtttctcttccagttttggTGATTTTTTGAGTTTTGTCTCCATGTtgctacatttcagaaaaatctaTCCAATCACacaaaaatttataaaatttttataaaaacaaaaaggttGCTAAATGCATAACAAGCaaccaaaatgaaaatatgctCCCCATCTTTTCAGCGTACTTTTCTCAGCCATTTTTTGCactcagaagtaaaaaaaaaccaaacacacccaAAAACATTAGGCAAAACCATAAATTTTCAGTTAACTGTGTCAATTTAAGTAATTAACTAACTGTTTTACTTTTCACAACGTCGTAAGCTGGAAgactaaaaatcaaaacaaaaatcatgATGTACAACATCCAATTCATCTCTGGCATTATTCCACGTAGATCAGTGGTATTACACCAGGGATTAATTTGGAACACTGATCTGAATTAGAGCACTGTTCTATACAGCAACCTCatcacaacacacacaaaaaaaataacccaaaacatTATGAGCATCACGAATGCACACAAATAATTATGCAcctaaaaatctgtttctgagcAGAACAGGCTATTTCATAGTCTGGATAATAACAATAAGGAATTTATACTATTTTGAAAATCAGTACATCCATTTTTCTCTGACAGGAGACTTAACAGTCAtgaaaaatacttgttaaaaGTCCACCCAGAAGAATGTAAAGCTCCCCTACAGCTCAGTTTTTACATATCCGAATGAAATATGACTGGCAATAGGTTATACAATGAATCTTCAAAAACTGTTTTAACATAGTTTTGAAGATTGATTTGAAGTACTTAAGTCTGCTCAGCAAAGGGTGGTCACCACCTATATAATATACAGCAATGGAAACTATTTAATGAATTTCTCCTCCGAGCAGAAAACCGTTAACCTTTCCCTCCTCTATTAAATACCGTGCCTAGGTCCAGTTTTGCACACAAAACAGGTTGCTTCTGTTTAGCTGCCCTACTGGTGAAGTTAGTTAGAGGCAGCATCTCCCACCTCACCACAGAGGCAGGCAGGTGCTCTACCAAAGCATCCCTCCTGCGCTCAGGGGGCGTGAGACCACgcagaggcaggagaagaaagaagtgaaTGGAGAGCACCTCTCTTCCACAGCCTTACTCTACTCTCAGACCCACCAGTAAGGTTTaaggctgcctctgcctttcaaAGCCAAAGCTCTGCCAGGGGCTGGTGTCCTCCGTCCAGCTGCGCTTTCATTACCCGAAACCACTGCCCAGCCAGTGCCCTACATAGCACTACGTACTTTGCCAGATTGAAACTCATTCGTCATCGCTCGATTTTCCTATTTGCAAGTGACCTAAAACCTTTAAGGCTACCCACAGCCAACTAGCGGAGTCGCTCTGGAGCTGTGTACTGGCTACGgactggtttattttcttttttccatttttttcccccttggagCCAGACTCTTTCTTGCTCCTCGGGAAGTTGGCTGTGCCCTCGCTGCCCCTTCCCTCAGGGAGACCGTGCCCAGGCGCAGTGCGCTCACTTGGGAAGGAAAGGCAGCGATAAAATATTAAACCCCTTCCTTGCTCGGGGCTCCGACGTTGCCATCTCTGCACCGCCTCGCTGGCAGGGAGCGCCGCAACCCTCCGCGGCGGAGCCAGCGCTGCGCCCGCAccgcgcccgcgcccccgcccggcccgcggggctgggacccccccgccgccgcagccccccgatCCGGCACCGGCGCGACGCCCCCGGCAGACCCCGACACGGGGCAGGCGGTGCGGCGGCGCTGGTTCTCCCCGCGGCACACCCGGCACCAAAAGGTGGGAGCAGCCCCGATTGCTCCGAGGAGCGGGGGGAGCTGTtcccccgccgcgctccggccgGGGCATTAGGCAGCCCTGTCCCGCACCCCCGATGCACAAACTAAAACTTGAACTGTGGCGGTGACAGCGCCGAATGCGAGGGGAAAGGGGCCAGCCCCAATTCCTCTCGAGCTACATGTTGCTTTGGGACAGCAAGGGTTGGAGTGTGGGGGTGCAGATGTACTTTTAACTGCACACCGGCGTGCACgccccggggatggggatggggggcgGCAGGGGCGCGGGCAGCACTTACTGAAGAAGATGTACTCGGTGTAGCTGCTCCAGATCTTGTCGTCCCTGTACTGGTTGATGAAGGCGGCGGTGCCGGTGGAGTTGCAAGCCACCATGTGGAAGCCCGCCTCGGAGAGCCGGTCGAAGGCTTGCTCCAGGTAGGTGAACTTGAGGTAGAAGCGGGAGGTGTACTTCTCGGGGGGGCGGTCGGGGTCGCGGCTCTCGTTGAGGGTCTCGCCGAAGACCTCCTTGGCCAGGGCGATCCTGCCGCACACCATGATGCGGGCGACGCGGCGGAACTTGGCGTCCGCCTGGTTGTCCCGCACCGTGGTGTAGGAGCCGCGGTAGCCCACGGTGAGGAAGCCCGAGCGCTTGTCCAGCGCCGCCCGCTGCAGCCGGTCGCTGCTGCCCTGCGAGTTGCTGTCCTCCAGGTCGCTCTGGCAGCCCTCGTCGTTGAGCGAGCTCTGCTTGGTGACCTTGGGCGAGAGCAGCTTCACCAGGTCGCCCAGCTGGAAGTACTCGGCCTCCCGCAGGAGCCGCTCCTTCTCGGGGAAGTGCTCGGGCAGCGCCAGCTGCTTGTCCCGCAGGTAATCCAGCACGTACCTGAAGAGGAAGCCGTCGCGGTCGATGAAGAAGCGCGCCCGGCTGTCCCTGGGCAGCTggcgggccgccgccgggccgccccggcagGGGGAGAACATGGTGGCCAGCGTGCTGTCCGGGACGCTGAGCAGCGTGGAGTGCCTCGTCACGTACACCTGGCCCCCCACGTTCAGCTCCACCACCTCGGGGAACGGCGAGCCCGACGGCCCCGACACCATGTCGCTGATGGGCAGGATGCTGCCGCCCGCCTCCTTCAAAGCCATGGCTGCGAGCGGGCGGCCAAGAAGGAGGGTCTCCCTCCTAAAAAAggcggcctccctccctccctcccctccacccaccccacccctccttcttctcctcctcctcctcctccttcccccgccgcccggcgcgCCCGGAAGCGCCTGGACGGAGCCACTGCTCCCGCCGCGCTCCGGCACAGCGGCGGGCGGcacggcccggggcgcggcgccgggccTCACCTGCCCCGCGGCGCCCCCTcgctgccccgccggcgggctgcgctgggctgcgctgggctgcgctgggctgcgctggggggtggcccggcccggcgcgacccggcccggccgctgcccctgcccctgcccctgcccctgcccctgccccggctcgCCCGGCCGTGCGCTCCGCCCGCCGGCGGGGGTCGCGGGGGCCCGCAGCCGCGCTGGCCTCAAGGCCGAGCGGCCGCCAGAGGCGGCTGCCACTTGGCAAAGCGCTGCCGCGCTGCCAGGCTCGGCCCAGGGAAGAGCCAAGCCCCTACCCCGGCTCCTCCCCTCGGCTGGGTGGCTTTTTTGGTTCGCTTTGgattttttatcccccccccccccccgccttaaaaacctcccagcctcccccaaaTCCCTCTGCCTCCCTTATACTGGCGCTCTGGTCGGCACTTGCAGAGTGCCAGAATGATGGTCGTCCTTCCAAAAGTAGCATCCAGCAGGATGCGTGTGACagcatttttcaccatcttccctaTATCAGCATGCCTTTACTATGAGGGAAGGGGGGATTTAATTGAGGGCACAAAAGAAACCGGTGTTCACTGTGCTGGTAGTACAAATCTGACAGGCCCTGGTGGGACACAAATGCTGTATTTGATGTCCTGCTGCTTCGCTGGGACACGGCACACTGGGATCTTGATTTTCAGAGAAGCTTAACGTGCTCTCTGGTTTGACAATGGAATTGGGGTGATTCAGAGCAGCAAAGAAAGTCAGCTGCCATTAGCATCCAGGTGCCAGACACAGATTTTGATTTGGAGCACATTAGTGTCTGGATTCTTGGCTGTGAAGCAACTAAATTTGTACTCTATTTAAGCagtagatttttaattttttatttatttggttttagccGGAGCCAAAATTCACCTGCATCCAGATTTCTGATGCATGTACTTTCAGGCTGTGCTGCGGGAATGTATCAGAACACAGACCTGTGCCCATGTGTTGCATGAGAGATGTACGATTGCTCTTGCCAGTAAAAACTGAGGCCTAAACCTGACTGCGTTTCTCTGACTACCAGCAGCGGTGTCACTATCTAAGTGTGACTCTGTGGTGCTGGGTGGTTCATGCATGGGAACACTGTAGCTTTGTTTTTTATAATTCTTTGAAAGTTAAGGTTTCAACCCTTAATTGTGCTACATAGAGGCAGGAGCCCAACTTGTTCTTCATTTAAACAAGGGTCACTTCAGGCCTGGGGGTAAAAGTCATCACTTTGCAGGCAGATACAGTTGCAGTCTGTTACCTCCTCACTAGTGTGCGGTGATCGAGACAACCAGTCATCCAAAGCTTAGTCACGTTCTTTAAACTACTTCTGTAGACTTCTCACTTTTAAGGCAGTAACATAGACGTCTCTACAGCACTTCATCCCACCTATCTTCAATACCTCTTTCAAGGTGGGATGAATCAGTCTACGGTGCTACCTTCCTCCGTCCATTTGCTATAGACAAACCCTAAATCTGTGTTTAGAGAGAACTACTAGCTTTTACATGGCTAATGCAAAGGGAGGCACATCCACCACCCACCCATTGGGTGGGGAGTGTTGGAAAGACTGAGCAAAGTCTCCTAGAAAACTAGATATGTTGTGCTTCAAACATAAGAATTATGTGGGAGTGAAAGGGCTTGTAACAGAGAACAAATGTGCAGGAAAGGTTTCTGCAGTGCCCCTTCTTGACCACTTACTGAAACCGATTAATAGTTATGAAAATGGGGATGTCTATAAGAAACTAAGtaaaattctctctctttccttggttatttcatttgaaatgctcttaaaggtcagaaaaataattcaaactgCTGGGCACCAAGAAAGCAGGGCATCATTGTTTATTGACCATTTTGTCATATGTTTCTCAAATCCTTAAGGTGTGAGAGGAGACAGTATTCATTGTCTTATTCTTGCCTGCAGGGGATATTGTTTCTCCTGAGGATTCAGCTGAAACATTTCTGCTGATTTCGAAGAGGGCAGATTTCACATACACCCTCTTCTGTGTAATGCGGAATAATAGTTTGCCCACGTCTAAGACAACTCGTGCCAGAGCACTGCATGGCTGTGACACTGCAGCATCGCACTGATGAGCAGCACTGAGCTACTGCCATACCTGGTGCAGTGCCATTACCAAGGGGAcaactgcatttctttctcatctccagaAGCCCATGGCTACAGCAGAACTGTATCTTAAACCTTCTCTCTAGTGACTCGTGTTTGTAAGGATATGTAATCTAAGGATATGTAGCATGACAAATGTTAGAGTgagatcatttactgcataggaTTGCCCAAGTTTGGCAGGTTGCATAGAAGTCATGCATAAAAGAAATGTATCATATTactcagggaaagaagaaatttcttctcagGATTATCAGGGAAAGACAGGAGAATCCGTGCTTCAGTCTTTCGTGGCTCAACAGCCATTGCCTGAAGCACTTGAAAAATCCTTACACCAAGTGCTTGCAGTCACTTCTGTATTAAGCTCCTGTATGCTGCCTATTATTTGGTCAGCTCATGGTTTCCTCGGTGAATAAGTATATGCTAGGCCCAACAATCTCTTTGTCTGAGTTGATGAAAAAAGCTTATATAAATTCCAAAGGTAATTTTTCATGAGAACAGGCAGAGAGAACGTATTTGTGCTCTGTGGGGTAAGAAGCATCTTCTTACACGCTTACATTATGTGTAGTGCAACAGCGTCCTGCAGTGCCATTTGAGTGAAGTCT encodes the following:
- the KCTD8 gene encoding BTB/POZ domain-containing protein KCTD8 yields the protein MALKEAGGSILPISDMVSGPSGSPFPEVVELNVGGQVYVTRHSTLLSVPDSTLATMFSPCRGGPAAARQLPRDSRARFFIDRDGFLFRYVLDYLRDKQLALPEHFPEKERLLREAEYFQLGDLVKLLSPKVTKQSSLNDEGCQSDLEDSNSQGSSDRLQRAALDKRSGFLTVGYRGSYTTVRDNQADAKFRRVARIMVCGRIALAKEVFGETLNESRDPDRPPEKYTSRFYLKFTYLEQAFDRLSEAGFHMVACNSTGTAAFINQYRDDKIWSSYTEYIFFRPPQRTVSPKQDHEERKHDKVLDKGSESGTSCNELSTSSCDSHSEASTPQENATSTQPSTAHQPNTLTLDRPSKKAPVQWMPPPDKRRNSELFQTLISKSRETNLSKKKVCEKLSVEEEMRKCIQDFKKIHIPDYFPERKRPWQSELLQKYGL